From a single Leishmania braziliensis MHOM/BR/75/M2904 complete genome, chromosome 28 genomic region:
- a CDS encoding putative DNA replication licensing factor, with translation MNPQDIRDDPALPQPTAEVAPVLEVDADGVRVREAVHLFLSRLIDPVLRANSSLSVPATSAGDDISGTHASLHYVVTQLERISTSTSWSTCVVRWADFLRFDEDAAAVLESDFQRFSPFINEALHQVLLQYYGEEYANRGKCYPSLVFSNVPRCLTIRSLRASLVGQLCAIRGVVTRTSQVRPELLVGVFRCSDCGTESLPIEQQFHYTEPPTCRNTQCENKNKFQLIPNHPSTRFGDWQKLRMQEDANNIPAGCMPRTMEVIVRADAVEVAKPGDRILAIGCAIVVPEVAKLFNLANRREVQRQLTGGQRAQQDAQTDMEGATGLRALGVRDLNYRMCFLATTITDATGDDRKMTHAVKEATDGAAEREEVILTPAERQRVYQMRRHDSLLKALTSCIAPNVFKHDVVKLGLLLQMVGGVSKTTIERITLRGDINVCIVGDPSTAKSQFLKWVSANMPRGVYTSGKASTASGLTATVTRDADTGERTIEAGALMLSDRGICCIDEFDKMEMKDQVAIHEAMEQQTISIAKAGIKATLNAKTSLLAALNPIGGKYDRRRPLQRNIAMTAPIMSRFDLMFVIVDDSGDDADFAIANQLLRLHRFGGAAVRPPFTTEDFQLYLRYARSLTPRLTPEASQLIVAAYRDMRLQDSLSNRSKVYRVTTRLLESMIRLSEATAKIYMSEEVRATHVEVALELMRQSLSTLDMTEVELVGGPADDTPLEEQEGVVKQEPEAARGSASASSLAAGHGANKGRVGGDGAGADGQACVADEPTSASSAAAAAPRRKVSIKADHYFAIVNRLVAHLKSLGDDAAPTRQELVTWYLEQVKTLNRPLLEAELRYVNLVLSKLVKEGKLLEVDVREGDPPRVYLDPNFNPDVTQ, from the coding sequence ATGAATCCACAGGACATCCGCGACGACCCGGCGCTACCGCAGCCGacggcagaggtggctccggtgctggaggtggaTGCCGATGGCGTTCGTGTGCGTGAGGCAGTGCACCTGTTCCTTAGCCGTCTCATCGACCCCGTTCTCCGTGCAAATTCAAGCCTCTCTGTCCCAGCAACTTCTGCTGGCGATGACATCTCTGGCACGCACGCATCCCTCCACTACGTAGTCACTCAGTTGGAGCGCATCAGCACGTCAACTAGCTGGTCGACGTGCGTGGTTCGCTGGGCAGATTTCCTCCGCTTTGACGAggacgccgcagcggtgctaGAGTCAGATTTCCAGCGCTTCTCCCCGTTCATTAACGAGGCCCTTCATCAAGTCCTCCTGCAGTACTACGGCGAGGAGTATGCAAACCGCGGCAAGTGCTACCCCAGTCTCGTGTTCTCGAACGTGCCGCGGTGTTTGACGATTCGTTCATTGCGGGCGTCGTTGGTAGGACAACTGTGCGCTATCAGGGGTGTTGTGACGCGTACGTCGCAAGTGCGGCCGGAGCTGCTCGTTGGCGTGttccgctgcagcgactgcggCACAGAGAGCCTGCCCATTGAGCAGCAGTTTCACTACACCGAGCCGCCCACCTGCCGCAACACCCAGTGCGAGAACAAGAACAAATTTCAGCTGATTCCAAATCACCCATCCACACGCTTTGGCGACTGGCAGAAGCTGCGCATGCAGGAGGACGCAAACAACATCCCTGCTGGATGCATGCCGCGCACAATGGAGGTGATTGTCCGCGCCGACGCTGTGGAAGTGGCGAAGCCTGGCGACCGCATTCTCGCCATTGGATGCGCCATTGTCgtgccggaggtggcgaAACTGTTCAACCTGGCCAATCGGCgtgaggtgcagcggcagctgacgGGTGGCCAGCGGGCGCAGCAGGACGCGCAGACGGATATGGAAGGCGCCACCGGGTTGCGCGCGCTCGGCGTACGAGACCTAAACTACCGCATGTGCTTTCTTGCCACCACCATTACGGATGCCACGGGCGACGACCGCAAGATGACGCACGCAGTGAAGGAGGCGACAGATGGGGCGGCGGAACGGGAGGAGGTGATACTCACCCCCGCCGAGCGTCAGCGGGTGTATCAGATGCGTCGGCACGACAGCCTGTTGAAGGCGCTCACGTCCTGCATCGCGCCGAACGTGTTCAAGCACGATGTCGTGAAGCTGGGGCTGCTTCTTCAGATGGTCGGCGGGGTCTCTAAAACGACGATCGAGCGTATTACCCTGCGGGGCGACATTAATGTCTGCATTGTTGGTGACCCGTCCACGGCCAAGTCACAGTTTCTCAAGTGGGTCTCAGCGAATATGCCACGTGGTGTCTACACAAGCGGCAAGGCGTCCACAGCCAGCGGTCtgacggcgacggtgacgcgGGACGCCGACACGGGCGAACGCACAATCGAGGCTGGCGCCCTCATGCTCAGTGACCGCGGGATCTGTTGCATCGACGAGTTTGACAAGATGGAGATGAAGGACCAGGTAGCAATTCACGAGGCCATGGAGCAGCAGACCATCTCCATCGCAAAGGCTGGTATCAAGGCGACGCTGAACGCGAAAACATCGCTGCTGGCTGCGCTGAACCCAATAGGTGGCAAGTACGACCGTCGCCGCCCTCTGCAGAGGAATATCGCCATGACGGCGCCCATCATGTCGCGCTTTGACCTCATGTTTGTCATCGTTGACGACTCTGGTGATGATGCCGACTTTGCCATTGCGAatcagctgctgcgactgcaccgctttggtggtgcggcagtgCGTCCGCCCTTCACTACGGAGGACTTCCAGCTGTACCTTCGCTACGCACGTTCACTGACGCCGCGCCTCACACCTGAGGCGTCACAGCTCATCGTGGCCGCTTACCGCGATATGCGGCTGCAGGACTCGCTTTCCAACCGCAGCAAGGTGTACCGCGTGACAACACGTTTGCTGGAGAGCATGATCCGGCTGTCCGAGGCAACTGCGAAGATTTACatgagcgaggaggtgcgcgctACTCACGTagaggtggcgctggagcTAATGCGGCAGTCCCTCTCTACACTCGATATGACGGAGGTGGAGCTGGTGGGCGGCCCCGCCGACGACACTCCTCTcgaggagcaggagggcgTCGTCAAGCAAGAGCCAGAGGCCGCGCGTGGCAgcgcgtccgcctcctcacTTGCAGCTGGTCATGGTGCCAATAAGGGCCGCgtcggcggtgacggtgcgGGTGCAGACGGTCAGGCATGCGTCGCTGACGAGCCGACCTCGGCGTCCTcagccgcggctgctgctccccgGCGGAAGGTAAGCATCAAGGCTGATCACTACTTTGCTATTGTGAACCGACTTGTGGCGCACCTCAAGTCCCTCGGTGATGACGCCGCCCCGACGCGGCAGGAGTTGGTGACATGGTACCTGGAGCAGGTCAAGACGCTGAATAGGCCGCTGCTAGAGGCAGAGCTGCGGTATGTCAACCTCGTTCTCTCGAAGCTGGTCAAAGAGGGaaagctgctggaggtggacgTGCGTGAGGGAGACCCGCCACGCGTGTATTTGGACCCCAACTTCAACCCCGATGTGACGCAGTGA
- a CDS encoding subtilisin-like serine peptidase — MRFFSSKQKVYTTDTAPVNTSEDVGVEGKRYPTHALGRFIVKYPVLLLLTLTLPFVFFVIGCVRIQSDLSYSLDDYQIRSTVAVRRDALKVNGVLDAWTLSLSGASWLSDSIDVSHPRSLVQDTVELRAIINLQDLMTYAAEVNWSPETRDAYANMLHPNIFSTYRAAEEHVTRLDGYEGVCFTNDLRNAQVNSIYPTCTPVSSVTQYVYPSWTGLEWFMNGSGTVYQLDYMQRLFANPSHRWFFDSNFSTLNQKALQLRSQYTFAASRWESKAAYRERMRKFLPGAMNFINTGQAAALPFVDFYLGGGSSQEILLEIAGKQEGYKVGVAAVICFLLSWWHCGTFILGLYTIAEVMFAYMAAVGIYTLIYGALPLTTYSGIIWVMTFCMHGTLSFYDMFVFSGIMATKGRRNNLSLAQRLCFTMQRVSVGVWIADVLALVIFALNTTSLFSSVKQFSIFMMIALLWNMYCIALPTPALIVVHHLYFSNKRRSLQRQNDVVTETLLGCRRSGHLMRVLRAVQDNIADDERAYRMNEDLFHKHIYKNGGVSRIRYGGPLDFVRQQVREGRDTILAARRDVTGALHKVRKTKDQVVNGIDMNGGMVLPSFELQDFLQIGDANPLEEEVGVGADRLPLFYNARMVFPSDLVHIPAVYVERSAACWSGMCDALGLDSHNSCGEVIPPRVRDLKRESISAVEANAFADRWREVGMRMGVETTSNNRNAELVPLVVRSAVRAQDPTMLVNTCARVSGDTTNGGAAAGAGTEASPRATGGPSGMGLRKLRYRWAHRTDLRRARCCGVFGRVMGETAEQRMRRLMARKVKREGYSLFERFLLHYYLPAIYCARYALLALLLVLFIVVCVLGSRITAAGLPNTLLADQGNIANTFAEMGDTFGQRGSCTFCGPYYRSPQDYRQATVTDITACSAEYDVQMNLYADSCGVCNGTSACVDCAGTAHGTAALDDCGGCTVAELSGAAKCTCPVTRDCQYCAWALDKGNTGGGSCSMTCNASTCGSNGGCDQYSGTCVCHAGFTGATCGECEAWLLPITWNSACTLECSASMNSAACSCNVSSGRCQTCPAGTRGYDCSWPSVDCGVHGMFNPATAACTCSSGWTGTYCNVSTVCSGRGVLLSAADSPTGSEMCGCVGHWRGGTCQLCDCMNGGMCNTVMGQCECVGAFTGPRCETCAANCTLRGTCPDVLTPNYALWNVRTCIVNACTESDVQSESLCPACAPTQVVPAGECSAVSKELCMAMPDCWWYVHDNVVPYCGIARQLSDFTALSCTCRYPKVWSGPTCGYCPAPPGATCLDDGTVLGCNRLAYTSLSSVVGIDACNVCGGDGLCRGCDGVPGSGATYDACGVCGGNNTCSGAMTAVPLYVDYLFDLTKVPQILNNATWCKAVAVIAANIRQSNSTASQTRTVLEDYLADNANYELTSLHDFYNYAKGNGRLSETVFMLNYNAEPLQLQQILYRVESTLANSQSSPLRAVAAYNWISRYLITPFQPLAQASGVTVYYTSTLFQPAVARVGALQSLWFAVGIGLAVSFVFLLVYYVSLTTAVAATMVAAIVCFGSLTVCKVLDWEVDAVLQVCISCTVPIGVEYVVHFCSGYFDYLQTTTSHLFARDVTRRTAVQGALLRSAPAVCTSAVCVIAVSIMFGVSNLLPLRRAGQVSVILHLLLLLAGMLFTGAVAVLGPMKVFQHWTISTAICIVCAAVAALAVLIMYSVNGVLGPHGNMILTR; from the coding sequence AtgcgcttcttttcctccaaGCAGAAGGTCTACACGACCGACACGGCCCCCGTTAACACCTCGGAGGATGTcggggtggagggaaagcGATACCCAACCCACGCGCTGGGCCGGTTCATCGTCAAATACCCCGTCCTGCTACTGCTGACCCTCACACTGCCGTTTGTTTTCTTTGTGATCGGGTGCGTGAGAATTCAGTCAGACCTGTCCTACTCGCTGGATGACTACCAGATCCGCTCCACTGTCGCCGTACGGCGGGACGCGTTGAAGGTGAACGGCGTGCTTGATGCCTGgacgctctccctctccggtGCATCCTGGCTGTCAGATAGCATTGACGTATCCCACCCACGGTCTTTAGTGCAGGACacggtggagctgcgcgctATTATCAACCTTCAAGACCTCATGACGTACGCAGCGGAGGTGAACTGGTCACCCGAAACACGTGATGCCTACGCCAACATGCTGCACCCAAACATCTTCAGCACCTATCgtgcagcggaggagcacgTCACGCGGCTGGACGGGTATGAGGGAGTGTGCTTCACAAACGACCTGCGCAATGCCCAAGTCAACAGCATCTACCCCACATGCACGCCTGTCTCGAGCGTGACGCAGTATGTCTATCCATCTTGGACCGGGCTGGAGTGGTTTATGAACGGCAGCGGGACTGTCTACCAGCTGGACTACatgcagcgcctcttcgcgAATCCGAGCCACAGGTGGTTCTTCGACAGCAACTTCTCGACTCTGAATCAGaaggcactgcagctgcgctcgcAGTACACGTTTGCGGCGTCGCGGTGGGAGTCGAAGGCTGCGTACCGGGAGCGAATGAGGAAGTTCTTGCCTGGTGCAATGAACTTCATTAACACCGGAcaggctgctgcgctgccgttCGTGGACTTCTACCTTGGCGGCGGATCGTCGCAGGAGATCCTGCTGGAGATCGCTGGGAAGCAGGAGGGGTACAAGGTGGGCGTTGCTGCGGTGATCTGCTTCTTGCTGAGCTGGTGGCACTGCGGGACGTTTATTCTCGGTCTGTACACGATTGCCGAGGTCATGTTTGCGTACATGGCTGCCGTTGGCATCTACACGCTGATCTACggggcgctgccgctgacgaCGTACTCTGGAATCATCTGGGTGATGACGTTCTGCATGCACGGGACGCTGAGCTTCTACGACATGTTTGTGTTCAGCGGTATCATGGCGACGAAGGGGCGACGGAACAACCTGAGCTtggcgcagcggctgtgCTTCACGATGCAGCGCGTCTCTGTTGGCGTGTGGATCGCGGACGTGCTTGCGCTGGTTATTTTCGCCCTCAACACGACGTCGCTGTTCAGCTCTGTGAAGCAGTTCAGCATATTCATGATGatcgcgctgctgtggaacATGTACTGCATCGCGCTGCCCACACCTGCATTGATTGTTGTGCACCACTTGTACTTCTCGAACAAGCGGCGCAGCCTGCAGAGGCAGAACGACGTGGTAACCGAGACACTGCTTGGGTGTCGGCGGTCTGGGCACCTTATGCGTGTGCTGAGGGCTGTGCAGGACAACATTGCCGATGACGAGCGTGCGTACAGGATGAACGAGGACCTGTTTCACAAGCATATCTACAAGAACGGCGGGGTCAGCAGGATTCGATACGGTGGTCCGCTGGACTTTGTGCGACAACAGGTGCGTGAGGGACGCGACACGATCCTTGCTGCGCGGCGCGACGTCACTGGCGCTCTGCACAAggtgaggaagacgaaggaCCAGGTTGTGAACGGCATCGACATGAATGGCGGCATGGTGCTGCCTTCATTCGAGCTACAGGATTTTCTGCAGATCGGGGATGCGAACCCGCTTGAGGAGGAGGTTGGTGTGGGCGCCGACCGACTGCCGCTGTTCTACAACGCGCGCATGGTGTTTCCATCGGACCTGGTCCACATCCCCGCAGTGTATGTGGAGCGCAGTGCAGCGTGCTGGAGTGGCATGTGTGATGCGCTGGGGCTAGATTCGCACAACAGCTGCGGAGAGGTCATCCCGCCGCGCGTGCGCGACCTGAAGCGGGAAAGCATCAGTGCTGTTGAGGCGAACGCGTTTGCCGATCGGTGGCGCGAGGTTGGCATGCGAATGGGCGTGGAGACGACCTCGAACAACCGCAACGCTGAGCTAGTGCCACTTGTGGTGCGAAGCGCGGTGCGCGCACAGGACCCGACAATGTTGGTGAACACATGTGCGAGGGTCAGTGGTGACACTACGaatggcggtgctgcggctggtgCTGGAACGGAGGCTTCGCCACGCGCGACTGGCGGGCCGTCCGGAATGGGTCTTAGGAAGCTGCGCTACCGGTGGGCGCACCGCACAGATTTGCGGcgtgcgcggtgctgcggggTGTTTGGGCGCGTCATGGGCGAGACGGCTGAGCAGCGGATGCGGCGTCTGATGGCGCGCAAGGTGAAGCGCGAGGGCTACTCTCTCTTTGAGCGCTTCCTACTGCACTACTACCTGCCGGCAATCTATTGTGCGCGGTACGCactgctcgcgctgctgctggtgctgttcattgtggtgtgcgtgttgggTTCTCGCATTACTGCAGCCGGACTGCCCAATACGCTCTTGGCGGATCAAGGCAACATTGCGAACACGTTCGCAGAGATGGGGGACACCTTTGGCCAGCGTGGCAGCTGCACGTTCTGTGGCCCGTACTACCGGTCGCCGCAGGACTACCGCCAGGCAACAGTCACAGACATCACCGCATGCTCGGCTGAGTATGATGTGCAGATGAACCTGTACGCAGATAGCTGCGGTGTGTGCAACGGGacgagtgcgtgtgtggactGCGCTGGCACTGCACACGGTACAGCGGCGCTGGATGACTGCGGCGGGTGCACTGTTGCTGAGTTGTCGGGTGCTGCGAAGTGCACATGCCCTGTGACGCGTGACTGCCAGTACTGCGCGTGGGCGCTGGACAAGGGCAACACTGGTGGCGGATCGTGCAGCATGACATGCAATGCGAGCACGTGCGGGAGCAACGGCGGGTGTGATCAATACAGCGGGACGTGCGTCTGCCATGCAGGCTTCACGGGAGCCACGTGCGGCGAGTGCGAGGCATGGCTGCTGCCGATTACGTGGAACTCGGCGTGCACGCTGGAGTGCAGCGCGTCGATGAATTCTgcggcctgcagctgcaatGTGAGCAGCGGGCGGTGCCAGACGTGTCCAGCGGGGACGCGCGGGTACGACTGCTCATGGCCGTCGGTGGACTGCGGTGTGCACGGGATGTTCAAccctgcgacggcggcgtgcaCGTGCTCGAGCGGGTGGACGGGGACGTACTGTAATGTGTCGACCGTGTGCAGCGGACGCGGCGTTCTGCTGTCTGCTGCGGACTCACCCACCGGGTCCGAAATGTGCGGCTGCGTGGGGCACTGGCGAGGTGGAACGTGTCAGCTGTGCGACTGCATGAACGGTGGAATGTGTAACACGGTGATGGGGCAGTGCGAGTGCGTAGGCGCCTTTACGGGGCCGCGGTGCGAGACGTGTGCTGCGAACTGTACGCTGCGTGGCACGTGTCCTGACGTCTTGACGCCAAACTACGCGCTGTGGAATGTGCGCACCTGCATCGTTAATGCGTGCACTGAGTCTGATGTACAGTCGGAGTCCTTGTGCCCTGCCTGCGCACCGACACAGGTGGTGCCGGCTGGCGAGTGCAGCGCGGTGTCTAAGGAGTTGTGCATGGCTATGCCGGATTGTTGGTGGTATGTGCACGACAACGTTGTGCCGTACTGCGGCATAGCGCGGCAGCTGAGTGACTTCACGGCGCTCAGCTGCACGTGCCGGTACCCGAAGGTCTGGTCCGGCCCGACGTGTGGGTACTGTCCTGCGCCGCCTGGTGCGACATGCCTGGACGATGGAACAGTACTGGGGTGTAACAGGTTGGCATACACATCGCTGAGTTCCGTCGTGGGCATCGATGCATGCAACGtgtgcggcggcgatggcctGTGCCGTGGCTGCGATGGCGTTCCTGGAAGCGGCGCGACGTACGATGCGTGCGGCGTGTGCGGTGGCAACAACACGTGCAGTGGCGCGATGACGGCAGTGCCACTGTACGTGGACTACTTATTCGACCTCACGAAGGTGCCGCAGATCCTCAACAACGCGACGTGGTGCAAGGCGGTAGCGGTCATTGCTGCAAACATCCGACAATCCAACAGCACTGCCTCACAGACGAGGACCGTGTTGGAGGACTACCTCGCTGACAACGCGAACTATGAGCTGACATCTCTCCACGACTTTTACAACTATGCCAAGGGGAACGGTCGGCTGAGCGAGACAGTCTTCATGCTCAACTATAACGCGGAaccactgcagctgcagcaaaTACTCTACCGCGTAGAGAGCACACTCGCCAACAGCCAGAGTTCACCTTTgcgggcggtggcggcgtacAACTGGATATCTCGGTATCTCATCACCCCCTTTCAACCCCTTGCTCAGGCAAGTGGTGTCACTGTGTACTACACATCGACCCTGTTCCAGCCGGCAGTGGCGAGGGTTGGCGCACTGCAGAGCCTGTGGTTCGCGGTTGGCATCGGGCTGGCGGTGTCGTTTGTATTCCTGCTCGTGTACTACGTGAGCCtgacgacagcggtggcggcaacgATGGTGGCGGCGATTGTGTGCTTTGGGTCGCTGACGGTGTGCAAGGTCCTCGACTGGGAGGTGGACGCTGTACTGCAGGTGTGCATCAGCTGCACGGTGCCAATCGGTGTGGAGTACGTTGTGCACTTCTGCAGCGGGTACTTTGACTACCTGCAAACGACAACGTCGCACCTGTTTGCGCGCGACGTGACGCGGCGGACTGCTGTGCAGGGCGCGCTACTGCGGTCTGCACCTGCTGTGTGCACGTCTGCTGTATGCGTGATCGCTGTGTCGATCATGTTTGGAGTGTCGAACCTTTTGCCATTGCGGCGCGCGGGGCAGGTGAGTGTCATActgcatctgctgctgctgcttgccggTATGCTCTTCACTGGCGCCGTTGCTGTACTGGGGCCGATGAAGGTGTTTCAGCACTGGACGATCTCCACTGCAATTTGCATTGTGTGTGCCGCGGTCGCTGCGCTTGCGGTGCTGATCATGTACAGCGTGAATGGGGTGCTCGGGCCACACGGCAACATGATCCTgacgcgctga
- the SHMT-L gene encoding serine hydroxymethyltransferase (SHMT-L): MHNRQVPSLPGNASLRDHDPEVHQLIRKEMRRQIEGLELIASENFTSRAVLDCLGSILTNKYAEGLPGNRYYGGTEVVDEVENLCRRRALAAFDLNASIWGVNVQLYSGSPANLAVYTALLRPHDRLMGLDLPAGGHLTHGFQTARKRISASSIFFESLPYSITPEGLIDYDQLAYLANVYKPRLIIAGGSAYPRDWDYKRYREICDSVGAYFMVDMSHFSGLVAAREHNNPFEYADVVTTTTHKTLRGPRSGMIFFKREIKQNKASVNVEEAINNAVFPALQGGPHIHQIAGVATQLKEVASPEWRAYAKQVKANAKALAAALTESGEALVSGGTDNHLLLWNLNPHGITGSKVEKLLDMAHITVNKNTIVGDKSAQAPYGIRLGTPALTTRGFQEKDFKQVAQFLIRSVHLSKEVQKSAGSMKLADFVKAAETSTALQEMAEEVKAYARQYPYPGLESAYPIQ; encoded by the coding sequence ATGCATAATCGCCAGGTTCCATCTCTGCCCGGTAACGCGTCGCTCAGGGATCACGACCCTGAGGTGCACCAGCTCATTCGCAAGGAGATGCGTCGGCAGATAGAAGGGCTAGAGCTGATAGCGTCGGAGAACTTTACTTCCCGCGCGGTGCTCGACTGCCTCGGGTCTATCCTAACGAACAAATACGCCGAGGGTCTTCCTGGAAACCGCTACTACGGCGGCACGGAGGTCGTGGATGAGGTCGAGAACCTGTGCAGGCGGCGTGCACTTGCAGCGTTCGATCTGAATGCATCCATCTGGGGCGTCAACGTGCAGCTGTACAGCGGCTCACCTGCCAACCTGGCCGTCtacactgcactgctgcgtcCGCATGACCGCTTGATGGGCCTCGACCTGCCGGCAGGCGGCCACCTCACCCACGGCTTCCAGACCGCAAGGAAGCGCATCTCGGCCTCCTCAATTTTCTTCGAGAGCCTCCCGTACTCCATCACGCCGGAGGGCCTCATCGACTACGATCAGCTAGCGTACCTGGCGAATGTGTACAAGCCACGACTCATCATTGCCGGCGGCTCCGCCTACCCGCGCGACTGGGACTACAAGCGCTACCGTGAAATCTGTGACAGCGTAGGGGCCTACTTCATGGTGGACATGTCCCACTTTTCCGGCCTGGTCGCCGCCCGGGAGCACAACAACCCGTTCGAGTATGCCGATGTCgtgaccaccaccacccacaagACGCTACGCGGGCCTCGGTCTGGCATGATCTTCTTCAAGAGGGAGATAAAGCAGAACAAGGCCAGCGTGAACGTGGAGGAGGCCATCAACAACGCCGTCTTCCCTGCGCTGCAGGGCGGCCCACACATCCACCAGATTGCCGGTGTGGCTACGCAGCTGAAGGAAGTCGCGTCTCCGGAGTGGCGTGCCTACGCAAAGCAGGTGAAGGCGAACGCCAAGGcccttgctgctgccctgACAGAGAGTGGAGAGGCACTCGTCAGCGGAGGCACCGACAATCATCTTCTCCTCTGGAACCTCAACCCGCATGGCATCACCGGCTCcaaggtggagaagctgcTCGACATGGCCCACATCACGGTCAACAAGAACACTATCGTTGGCGACAAGAGCGCACAGGCACCGTACGGCATACGCCTTGGCACGCCAGCCCTCACCACGCGCGGCTTCCAGGAGAAGGACTTCAAGCAGGTTGCCCAGTTCCTTATTCGCTCGGTGCACCTCTCCAAGGAGGTGCAGAAGTCCGCTGGTTCTATGAAGCTTGCTGATTTCGTGAAGGCTGCCGAGACCTCGACGGCGTTGCAAGagatggcggaggaggtgaaggcgtATGCGCGTCAGTATCCGTACCCCGGTCTGGAGAGCGCCTATCCTATCCAGTAG